A stretch of Sulfitobacter sp. THAF37 DNA encodes these proteins:
- a CDS encoding Tim44/TimA family putative adaptor protein, translating into MNSPLIQLLVLAGIAVFLILRLKNVLGTREGFEKPTVADHKTERRTGPALEVIEGGPDLDIADHLPEDSDAGKALARMKRIEPSFGVSDFLSGARHAYEMIVMGYEKGELDQIQPFLSEEIYESFVDGVAAREDQGLTIEAHFIGVRETELVDATLDNDTNEAELTIRFVAELTSAVRDSAGDIVEGSTKEIKRQKDTWVFARIMGSDDPNWMLVSTDG; encoded by the coding sequence ATGAATTCACCCCTGATACAGCTTCTCGTTTTGGCCGGGATCGCCGTATTTCTGATCCTCCGGCTGAAAAACGTGCTGGGAACACGCGAAGGATTCGAGAAACCGACGGTCGCCGATCACAAGACCGAGCGGCGGACCGGCCCTGCGCTGGAAGTCATCGAGGGCGGGCCGGATCTGGACATCGCGGACCACCTGCCCGAGGACAGCGACGCGGGCAAGGCGCTCGCTCGGATGAAGCGGATCGAACCCTCTTTCGGCGTGAGCGATTTCCTGAGCGGCGCGCGCCATGCCTACGAGATGATCGTCATGGGGTACGAAAAGGGTGAATTGGACCAGATCCAGCCTTTCCTGAGTGAGGAAATCTATGAAAGCTTCGTCGATGGCGTGGCGGCGCGCGAGGATCAGGGTCTGACGATCGAGGCGCATTTCATTGGCGTGCGCGAAACCGAACTGGTCGATGCGACGCTCGACAACGACACAAACGAAGCGGAACTTACGATCCGCTTTGTCGCCGAACTCACCTCGGCGGTTCGCGACTCTGCCGGCGACATCGTCGAGGGCAGTACGAAGGAAATCAAGCGCCAGAAGGACACCTGGGTCTTTGCGCGCATCATGGGCTCGGATGATCCGAATTGGATGCTGGTTTCTACAGACGGCTGA
- the secB gene encoding protein-export chaperone SecB translates to MAEEAPTQPTAPTMRVLGQFIRDMSFENIMAQKGAPTDVQPDVQVQVNLDAKKRPADHQFETSIKLNVTSKNKGGDQTLFVLELDYVGIFHVENVPDDQIHPFLLIECPRMIFPFLRRVVSDITRDGGFPPLNLENIDFMSMYRNEVARRQQAENPPKADA, encoded by the coding sequence ATGGCCGAAGAGGCACCGACACAACCGACAGCGCCGACAATGCGCGTGCTGGGTCAGTTCATCCGCGACATGTCGTTCGAGAACATCATGGCGCAGAAGGGCGCGCCGACCGATGTGCAGCCCGACGTTCAGGTGCAGGTCAACCTGGATGCCAAGAAGCGTCCGGCGGATCATCAGTTCGAGACGTCCATCAAGCTGAACGTGACGTCCAAGAACAAGGGCGGCGATCAGACGCTGTTCGTTCTTGAGCTGGACTATGTCGGTATTTTCCATGTCGAGAACGTGCCGGACGACCAGATCCACCCGTTCCTGCTGATCGAATGCCCCCGCATGATCTTTCCATTCCTGCGCCGTGTCGTCAGCGACATCACCCGCGATGGGGGTTTCCCGCCTCTCAACCTTGAAAACATCGACTTCATGTCAATGTATCGCAACGAGGTCGCCCGTCGGCAGCAGGCGGAAAACCCGCCGAAGGCCGACGCCTAG
- a CDS encoding Smr/MutS family protein, translated as MKRAAGKPRLNDDDLELWRKVTERTEKLDLKSLFTPEIDTPAAPPDIKRARSTVGGKQPPKSRRTTTHDLAPSLPEQFRSAPVQMDRKSFTRMKRGKLRPEGRIDLHGMTLDRAHPALTGFILSSHRDGKRLVLVITGKGKARDDGGPIPVRHGVLRHQVPQWLATPPLASAVLQVTPAHISHGGGGAYYVYLRRRR; from the coding sequence ATGAAACGCGCAGCGGGAAAACCACGGCTGAACGACGACGACCTGGAATTGTGGCGCAAGGTCACGGAGCGGACGGAAAAGCTGGACCTGAAATCGCTGTTCACCCCCGAGATCGACACGCCCGCCGCCCCGCCCGACATCAAAAGGGCACGCTCCACGGTCGGGGGCAAACAACCCCCCAAATCGCGCCGCACCACCACGCATGACCTGGCCCCTTCCCTGCCGGAGCAGTTTCGCAGCGCACCGGTACAGATGGACCGAAAATCCTTTACCAGGATGAAGCGCGGCAAGTTGCGGCCCGAGGGTCGGATTGACCTGCATGGGATGACCCTTGACCGGGCACACCCTGCGTTGACAGGGTTCATTCTGTCATCTCATCGCGACGGCAAACGTCTGGTTTTGGTCATCACCGGCAAGGGTAAGGCCCGCGACGATGGTGGGCCGATCCCGGTACGGCATGGCGTCTTGCGCCACCAGGTGCCGCAATGGCTGGCAACGCCGCCGCTGGCCTCGGCCGTGTTGCAGGTGACGCCAGCCCACATAAGTCACGGCGGCGGTGGTGCCTATTACGTCTATCTCAGGCGGCGACGCTAA
- a CDS encoding FxsA family protein: MWLLIAFLAIPLIEITLFIQIGGAIGLGWTLAIVVVTAILGASLARSQGALAMGQLRSSFSDMRDPTEPLAHGAMILFAGALLLTPGFFTDAVGFSLLVPGVRRAAFEFLRTRVNVQSFSAQTGPGPDPYQSQRGRGQTRGGDVIEGEYHEIDEADRPTSGKPSGWTRH, from the coding sequence ATGTGGCTATTGATTGCATTCCTTGCCATCCCGCTGATCGAGATCACGCTATTCATCCAGATTGGCGGTGCCATCGGCCTGGGCTGGACGCTGGCCATCGTGGTGGTCACGGCCATTCTGGGCGCGTCGCTCGCGCGGTCGCAGGGGGCGCTTGCGATGGGTCAGTTGCGCAGCTCTTTTTCCGACATGCGGGACCCGACGGAGCCTTTGGCCCACGGTGCGATGATCCTGTTTGCCGGGGCGCTGCTGCTGACGCCGGGGTTCTTTACGGACGCGGTCGGATTTTCCCTGCTGGTGCCGGGTGTGCGCCGCGCCGCGTTCGAATTCCTTCGCACGCGCGTCAATGTCCAGAGCTTTTCCGCCCAGACCGGTCCCGGTCCCGATCCGTACCAGTCTCAGCGCGGCCGCGGACAGACCCGCGGTGGTGATGTGATCGAGGGCGAGTATCACGAAATCGACGAAGCCGATCGCCCGACATCTGGCAAACCCTCTGGCTGGACGCGTCATTAG
- the hslU gene encoding ATP-dependent protease ATPase subunit HslU, producing MTDLTPREIVSELDRFIIGQKDAKRAVAVALRNRWRRKQLGDDLRDEVYPKNILMIGPTGVGKTEISRRLAKLARAPFLKVEATKFTEVGYVGRDVEQIIRDLLDSSIAMTREYMREDVKTAAHQAAEDRVIDAVAGTDARDGTREMFRKKLKSGELDDTVIDLEVTDSSNPFQMMDIPGQPGGGAGMMNIGDLFGKAMGGRKTKKRLTVAQSYDILIGEEADKLLDDEAVTRNAIEAVEQNGIVFLDEIDKVCARSDARGGDVSREGVQRDLLPLIEGTTVSTKYGPVKTDHILFIASGAFHIAKPSDLLPELQGRLPIRVELRALTEEDFVRILTETDNALTLQYTALMGTEDVKVSFTPEGIAALAKIAADVNQSVENIGARRLYTVMERVFEELSYNAPDRAGEEIEVNADFVEENLGELTRSADLSRYVL from the coding sequence ATGACCGACCTTACTCCCCGCGAGATCGTTTCCGAGCTCGACCGTTTCATCATCGGGCAGAAAGACGCAAAGCGCGCTGTGGCCGTGGCGCTGCGCAACCGCTGGCGGCGCAAGCAACTTGGCGACGACCTGCGCGACGAGGTCTATCCCAAGAACATCCTGATGATCGGGCCCACAGGGGTCGGCAAGACAGAGATCAGCCGCCGTCTGGCGAAACTGGCCCGTGCGCCTTTCCTCAAGGTCGAAGCAACCAAGTTTACCGAGGTCGGGTATGTCGGGCGGGACGTGGAACAGATCATCCGCGACCTCTTGGATTCCTCCATCGCCATGACCCGCGAATACATGCGTGAAGATGTGAAAACTGCCGCGCATCAGGCCGCCGAGGACCGTGTGATCGACGCCGTTGCCGGGACCGATGCGCGTGACGGCACGCGCGAGATGTTTCGCAAGAAGCTGAAGTCCGGCGAACTGGACGATACCGTGATTGATCTGGAAGTCACCGACAGCTCGAACCCGTTCCAGATGATGGACATTCCGGGCCAGCCGGGCGGTGGGGCCGGGATGATGAACATCGGTGATCTGTTCGGCAAGGCGATGGGCGGTCGCAAGACCAAGAAACGCCTGACTGTCGCGCAAAGCTATGACATCCTGATCGGTGAGGAGGCGGACAAGCTGCTGGATGACGAGGCCGTCACCCGCAACGCGATTGAAGCGGTCGAGCAGAACGGCATCGTCTTCCTCGACGAGATCGACAAGGTTTGCGCGCGGTCCGATGCCCGCGGCGGCGATGTCAGCCGGGAAGGGGTGCAGCGTGACCTGTTACCGCTGATCGAAGGTACCACGGTCAGCACGAAGTACGGACCGGTCAAGACGGATCATATCCTGTTCATCGCCTCCGGCGCGTTCCACATTGCGAAACCTTCTGATCTGTTGCCGGAACTGCAGGGCCGCCTGCCGATCCGCGTCGAACTGCGCGCCCTCACCGAAGAAGATTTCGTACGCATCCTGACGGAAACCGACAACGCGCTGACGCTGCAATACACCGCGCTGATGGGGACTGAGGACGTCAAGGTCAGCTTCACCCCCGAGGGTATCGCGGCATTGGCCAAGATTGCTGCGGATGTGAACCAGTCCGTCGAGAATATCGGTGCCCGCAGGCTCTATACCGTGATGGAACGGGTGTTCGAAGAACTGTCCTACAATGCGCCCGACCGCGCCGGTGAAGAGATCGAGGTGAACGCCGATTTCGTCGAGGAGAACCTTGGGGAGCTGACCCGGTCCGCAGACCTCAGCCGCTACGTGCTCTGA
- a CDS encoding MFS transporter has translation MNYLSFLRLNWLFLLAGFSLTFTSSYGQTYFISLFAGDIKTDFALSDGQWGGIYTVGTTLSAVTMIWAGVLTDRFRVRALALGVMLALAGACILMAINTSWLLLIFVIYALRLTGQGMMSQLGAVAMVRWFEASRGKALSLASMGFAVGQAILPVVFVGLFAVAGWRSLWMLAAGLILLTIPVIMLLLRKERTPQSMADEAQVAGMNGEHWTRAQMLRSGLFFLMIPLVVGPAAWGTALFFQQVHLVEVKGWELVAFVALMPIYTLSSVATTFVSGWAIDRFGVSRVVPVQMLPFAVSFAVLAFADTIFAAGVGLVIFGVGQGMQGTATSTFWAEYYGTRHIGSIKSVAAALMVFGSAIGPGITGLLIDLGIDFPDQMLPISLYYLIAAAMATYGIVRYFPRLDR, from the coding sequence ATGAACTATCTCAGTTTTCTGCGCCTCAACTGGCTTTTTCTGCTGGCGGGTTTTTCGCTGACCTTTACCTCGTCGTATGGGCAGACCTATTTCATCTCGCTCTTCGCGGGTGATATAAAGACCGACTTCGCGCTCAGTGACGGGCAGTGGGGCGGGATCTATACGGTCGGAACCACACTTTCCGCCGTCACGATGATCTGGGCCGGTGTCCTGACAGACAGATTTCGGGTTCGGGCGCTGGCGCTCGGGGTGATGCTGGCGCTGGCGGGGGCCTGTATCCTGATGGCGATCAACACGTCGTGGTTGCTGTTGATTTTCGTCATCTACGCGCTGCGGCTGACCGGGCAGGGGATGATGTCCCAATTGGGCGCGGTGGCGATGGTACGCTGGTTCGAGGCCTCTCGCGGCAAGGCGCTGTCGCTTGCGTCCATGGGCTTTGCCGTAGGGCAGGCCATCTTGCCGGTTGTCTTTGTCGGGCTTTTTGCCGTGGCAGGCTGGCGCAGCTTGTGGATGCTTGCAGCCGGGCTGATCCTGCTGACAATTCCCGTCATCATGCTGTTGCTGAGAAAAGAGCGCACGCCCCAGTCCATGGCGGACGAGGCGCAGGTTGCCGGCATGAACGGAGAACACTGGACGCGGGCGCAGATGCTGCGGTCGGGGCTGTTCTTCCTGATGATCCCGCTGGTTGTCGGCCCTGCGGCATGGGGCACGGCGTTGTTCTTCCAGCAGGTTCACCTGGTCGAGGTCAAAGGTTGGGAACTGGTCGCTTTTGTCGCGCTGATGCCAATCTATACGCTGTCATCGGTTGCCACGACCTTTGTCTCGGGATGGGCCATCGACCGTTTCGGCGTCAGTCGGGTCGTTCCTGTTCAGATGCTGCCCTTTGCCGTGTCCTTTGCCGTGCTGGCCTTTGCAGATACGATCTTTGCGGCTGGTGTGGGGCTGGTGATCTTTGGTGTGGGGCAGGGGATGCAGGGCACCGCGACATCGACTTTCTGGGCAGAATACTACGGCACCCGCCATATCGGTTCGATCAAATCGGTTGCCGCCGCGCTGATGGTGTTCGGATCGGCCATTGGCCCGGGTATCACTGGGCTGCTGATCGACCTCGGGATCGACTTTCCCGACCAGATGCTGCCGATCTCGCTCTACTACCTGATCGCCGCAGCCATGGCGACTTATGGGATCGTCCGGTACTTTCCCAGGCTCGACCGTTAG
- a CDS encoding murein transglycosylase A, translating into MSFDQLDGWENDDHAAALETFLNTCRDMDEIDWSAVCRFAQTDPDPRQFFELFFRPVLIEDGQDALFTGYFEPELDGDLYRSDRFRYPVYRMPDEALAQNPWLTRREILDGEVLSGRGLEIAWVDDPVELFFLQIQGSGRIRLPDGRYIRVGYRGANGHPYKSVGVELVRRGVYQPHQVSAQVIKNWVRRNPIDGQELLYHNPSYVFFREVSEVPADKGPLGAMNRSVTAMRSIAVDPSHVKLGAPVWIEKDGENPLRRLMIAQDTGSAIKGAQRADVFFGTGDRAGLEAGKLRDPGRMMVLMPIQRAYALLPESAI; encoded by the coding sequence ATGTCATTCGACCAGCTGGACGGTTGGGAAAACGACGACCACGCCGCCGCACTTGAGACCTTTCTCAACACCTGCCGGGACATGGACGAGATCGACTGGAGTGCCGTCTGCCGTTTTGCCCAGACCGACCCCGATCCGCGCCAGTTCTTCGAACTCTTTTTTCGGCCTGTCTTGATCGAAGATGGTCAGGATGCCCTGTTTACAGGGTACTTCGAACCGGAACTTGACGGTGATCTCTATCGTTCCGACCGGTTTCGCTATCCGGTCTACCGGATGCCCGACGAGGCGCTGGCCCAGAACCCCTGGCTGACGCGCCGGGAAATACTGGATGGCGAGGTGTTGTCGGGCCGCGGTCTGGAAATCGCCTGGGTCGATGATCCTGTGGAATTGTTCTTTCTCCAGATCCAGGGGTCGGGGCGCATCCGGCTGCCCGATGGGCGCTACATTCGCGTCGGCTATCGCGGGGCCAATGGCCATCCCTACAAATCCGTCGGCGTGGAACTGGTGCGACGAGGTGTGTATCAACCCCATCAGGTCAGTGCGCAGGTGATCAAGAATTGGGTACGGCGCAATCCGATCGACGGGCAGGAACTGCTCTACCACAACCCATCTTACGTATTCTTTCGGGAAGTCAGTGAAGTCCCGGCAGACAAGGGTCCGCTGGGTGCAATGAACCGCAGCGTCACTGCGATGCGGTCCATCGCGGTCGATCCGTCCCACGTCAAGCTGGGCGCCCCGGTCTGGATCGAAAAGGACGGGGAGAACCCTCTGCGGCGTCTCATGATCGCGCAGGACACCGGGTCGGCCATCAAGGGGGCGCAGCGCGCCGACGTGTTCTTTGGTACCGGTGACAGGGCCGGTCTGGAGGCGGGCAAGCTGCGCGATCCGGGTCGCATGATGGTCCTGATGCCGATCCAGCGCGCCTATGCGCTGCTCCCCGAAAGCGCGATATGA
- the addA gene encoding double-strand break repair helicase AddA, translating to MIFDDATRAQIDAARPDASTWLAANAGSGKTRVLTDRVARLLLNNVQPDKILCLTYTKAAASEMQNRLFRRLGEWAMLKDDDLRSAMAQLGIETALTPVDLRKARTLFALAIETPGGLKIQTIHSFCASLLRRFPLEAGVSPQFKEVEDRAADLLRAEIVDRMASDSASDHIAPVARFYTGEDFAGLTRRIVGMRDRFGGDISRKTLLDLLDQPADLTQERIESSVFLGGEQALLSDIIPYLLAKGGNDGKAGEALRAIETLDLSALLALEGVLLTKSGKSPFTAKIGSFPTKPTQEVIAAHMPALDDLMQRVEAARPARLALELANRSEVLHRFAREFLTRYETAKQLRGWLDFDDLIDKARALLNDPAVAAWVLYRIDGGIDHILVDEAQDTSPRQWEVIEKLADEFNSGQGARPDVDRTLFVVGDKKQSIYSFQGADPREFDHKGSSFGAAFDAAGKVFQHRSLDYSFRSSSAILRLVDTAFDPRQPFGFANPTAHLAFKDALPGRVDLWPLVEKAKADEDRPWTDPVDRRSARHHTVILAEKIADRISDLTRNEHYIPDDDKGRYFRRRIQPGDFLILVQRRSALFAEIIRACKAKGLAIAGADRLKVGAELAVKDLGALLSFLATPDDDLSLATALKSPLFGWSEQALFDLAHRRNAPSLWQALRGRTEDHSPTIEILRDLRAQIDFLRPYDLIERILTRHDGRRRLLSRLGPEAEDGVNAMLTQALAYERNEIPSLTGFIEWMQTDDLEIKRQIDSASNQIRVMTVHGSKGLEAPIVILPDTGQRTISIKDEIIALDGVPVWKPAAADMPDRVSATIEEMKQAQFDERLRLLYVAMTRAEKWLMVAAAGDLPEDGSSWYQIVEAALSHVNAVPVDDDGTLRFEEGDWHGSEVVAMPDNRDETAPVNPTLLRGIDTFAYPPLVWSPSDLGGAKALPGEAGADQEAALAYGVLVHRMLETLVDLSVEARPIAAAEMLHAGLNPRMHEAAQAEALAVLNDPALAPVFAPGTLAEVQLTAPVEEARFNGIIDRLVLSPDRVLVVDYKTNRVVPQSIEDCPDGLLQQMGAYVRMLATIYPDRQIETAILWTADRTLMRLPNNIVLSAFDRLPYLDAPGPRS from the coding sequence ATGATCTTTGACGACGCCACCCGCGCGCAGATCGATGCGGCACGCCCCGATGCGTCAACCTGGCTGGCGGCGAATGCCGGGTCGGGCAAGACCCGCGTGCTGACCGACCGCGTCGCACGGTTGCTGCTGAACAATGTGCAACCTGACAAGATTCTCTGCCTGACCTATACCAAGGCCGCCGCGTCAGAGATGCAGAACCGGCTGTTCCGGCGCCTGGGCGAATGGGCGATGCTGAAGGACGATGACCTGCGTAGCGCCATGGCGCAGCTGGGGATCGAGACGGCGTTGACCCCCGTTGACCTGCGCAAGGCGCGGACGCTGTTCGCGCTGGCAATCGAAACGCCCGGTGGTCTGAAAATCCAGACGATCCACTCTTTCTGTGCGTCCCTGTTGCGGCGGTTTCCGCTGGAGGCGGGCGTCAGCCCGCAGTTCAAGGAAGTCGAGGACCGCGCGGCGGATCTCTTGCGGGCCGAGATCGTGGACCGCATGGCGTCGGACAGCGCATCGGATCACATCGCACCGGTCGCGCGGTTTTACACTGGCGAAGACTTTGCCGGGCTGACGCGCCGGATCGTCGGCATGCGTGACCGGTTCGGGGGCGACATCAGTCGGAAGACGCTTCTGGACCTGCTGGACCAACCCGCCGACCTGACCCAGGAGCGGATCGAATCTTCGGTCTTTCTGGGCGGTGAACAGGCACTGTTATCGGACATTATCCCGTATCTTCTGGCCAAGGGCGGCAACGACGGCAAGGCCGGGGAAGCTTTGCGGGCGATTGAAACCCTCGACCTGTCCGCGCTGCTCGCGCTGGAGGGTGTTCTGCTGACAAAGAGCGGAAAATCCCCGTTCACCGCCAAGATCGGCAGCTTTCCGACAAAGCCCACCCAAGAGGTCATCGCGGCACATATGCCCGCGCTGGACGATCTGATGCAGCGGGTAGAGGCGGCCCGCCCTGCCCGCCTTGCGCTGGAACTGGCCAACCGGTCCGAGGTGCTGCACCGCTTCGCGCGGGAATTCCTGACCCGCTACGAGACCGCCAAACAACTGCGCGGCTGGCTCGACTTCGACGACCTGATCGACAAGGCGCGCGCATTGCTGAACGATCCCGCCGTTGCCGCCTGGGTGCTGTACCGCATCGATGGCGGCATCGACCATATTCTGGTGGACGAGGCACAGGATACATCCCCCCGCCAGTGGGAAGTGATCGAGAAACTGGCGGACGAATTCAACAGCGGCCAGGGCGCCAGACCCGATGTGGACCGCACGCTTTTCGTTGTCGGCGACAAGAAACAGTCGATCTATTCATTCCAGGGTGCCGACCCTCGTGAATTCGACCATAAGGGATCCAGTTTCGGCGCGGCTTTCGATGCGGCGGGAAAGGTGTTTCAGCACCGCAGCCTTGACTATTCCTTTCGATCCTCCAGCGCCATTTTACGCCTTGTAGACACTGCTTTCGACCCGCGTCAGCCCTTTGGTTTCGCCAATCCGACCGCGCATCTGGCTTTCAAGGACGCGCTGCCGGGCCGGGTAGACCTGTGGCCGCTGGTCGAGAAGGCCAAAGCAGACGAAGACCGGCCCTGGACCGACCCCGTGGACCGCCGCAGTGCGCGTCATCATACCGTGATACTGGCAGAGAAAATCGCCGATCGTATCAGCGACCTGACCCGCAACGAACATTACATCCCGGATGATGACAAAGGCCGCTATTTCCGCCGCCGCATCCAGCCGGGCGACTTCCTGATCTTGGTCCAGCGCCGTTCGGCCTTGTTTGCCGAGATCATCCGCGCGTGCAAGGCCAAGGGTTTGGCCATCGCCGGGGCGGACCGGCTTAAGGTCGGGGCCGAACTTGCGGTCAAGGATCTGGGCGCGCTCCTGTCGTTTTTGGCAACGCCCGACGATGACCTGTCTCTGGCCACCGCGCTCAAGTCGCCGCTGTTCGGCTGGTCGGAACAGGCGTTGTTCGACCTTGCCCACCGACGGAACGCGCCAAGCCTTTGGCAGGCCCTGCGCGGCCGGACAGAAGACCACAGCCCAACTATAGAGATACTGCGCGACCTGCGTGCGCAGATCGACTTTCTGCGGCCCTATGACCTGATCGAACGGATTCTGACCCGGCATGATGGGCGCAGACGGCTGTTGTCCCGCCTGGGTCCCGAGGCGGAGGACGGGGTCAACGCCATGCTGACCCAGGCGCTTGCTTACGAGCGGAACGAGATTCCAAGCCTGACCGGATTTATCGAGTGGATGCAGACCGATGATCTTGAGATCAAACGCCAGATCGATTCCGCATCGAACCAGATCAGGGTGATGACCGTCCATGGCTCCAAGGGTTTGGAAGCACCTATCGTGATCCTGCCCGACACCGGCCAGCGGACCATCTCCATCAAGGACGAAATCATTGCTCTGGACGGCGTGCCGGTATGGAAACCCGCGGCCGCCGATATGCCGGACCGGGTGAGCGCGACCATCGAAGAGATGAAACAGGCCCAGTTCGATGAACGGCTGCGACTGCTCTACGTGGCGATGACACGTGCCGAGAAATGGCTGATGGTCGCGGCAGCGGGCGATCTGCCCGAGGACGGGTCAAGCTGGTACCAGATCGTCGAAGCGGCCCTGTCCCACGTCAATGCGGTGCCCGTTGATGACGATGGCACCCTGCGCTTTGAAGAGGGCGACTGGCATGGGTCAGAGGTTGTCGCGATGCCCGACAACAGGGACGAGACGGCCCCGGTTAATCCCACCCTCCTGCGCGGCATCGACACCTTTGCCTATCCACCTCTGGTCTGGTCGCCTTCCGACCTTGGCGGCGCAAAGGCCCTGCCGGGCGAGGCTGGCGCGGATCAGGAGGCCGCGCTGGCCTACGGGGTCTTGGTGCACCGGATGCTCGAAACGCTTGTCGATCTGTCGGTCGAAGCCCGCCCGATCGCTGCGGCGGAAATGCTGCATGCCGGGTTGAATCCGCGCATGCACGAGGCAGCCCAGGCTGAGGCACTGGCGGTGCTGAACGACCCGGCGCTCGCCCCCGTCTTTGCCCCCGGTACCCTGGCCGAAGTCCAGCTGACCGCGCCGGTGGAAGAAGCGCGGTTCAACGGGATCATCGACCGGTTGGTGCTGTCGCCGGACAGGGTCCTGGTGGTGGATTACAAGACCAACAGAGTTGTGCCCCAAAGCATCGAGGATTGCCCGGATGGGCTACTGCAGCAGATGGGCGCGTATGTTCGGATGCTCGCCACCATCTACCCGGATCGGCAGATTGAAACCGCCATACTCTGGACCGCAGACAGAACCCTAATGCGGTTGCCAAACAATATCGTGTTGTCCGCCTTTGACCGCTTGCCCTATCTTGACGCGCCGGGTCCGCGTTCATAG
- the hslV gene encoding ATP-dependent protease subunit HslV — protein sequence MADDSFPGWHGTTIIGVRKNGKVVVAGDGQVSLGQTVIKGTARKVRRLSPGGFDVVAGFAGSTADAFALLERLEAKLEATPGQLQRASVELAKDWRTDKYLQKLEAMLIVTDGKDLLVITGAGDVLEPEHSIAAIGSGGNYALAAARGLYDTDRDAEQIARDAMAIASDICVYTNGNLTVEAIGG from the coding sequence ATGGCAGACGATTCATTTCCAGGCTGGCACGGTACGACGATTATCGGTGTGCGCAAGAACGGCAAGGTTGTCGTAGCGGGCGACGGACAGGTCAGCCTTGGCCAGACCGTCATCAAGGGTACCGCTCGGAAAGTGCGTCGGCTGTCGCCGGGCGGGTTCGATGTGGTCGCTGGGTTTGCGGGTTCCACCGCCGATGCCTTTGCCCTGCTGGAACGGCTCGAAGCCAAGCTGGAAGCAACGCCGGGACAACTTCAACGCGCCAGCGTTGAACTGGCCAAGGACTGGCGCACGGACAAGTATCTGCAAAAGCTTGAGGCGATGCTGATCGTCACCGATGGCAAGGATCTGCTGGTCATCACCGGTGCCGGTGACGTGCTGGAACCGGAGCACAGCATTGCCGCCATCGGGTCCGGCGGCAACTATGCGCTCGCTGCGGCGCGCGGTCTTTACGACACAGACCGCGATGCGGAGCAGATCGCCCGCGACGCCATGGCCATCGCATCTGACATTTGTGTCTATACCAACGGCAATCTCACCGTCGAGGCAATCGGCGGCTGA
- the trxA gene encoding thioredoxin has protein sequence MATVAVTDDTFDAEVKNSSIPVVVDFWAEWCGPCKQIGPALEELSSEMDGKVKIVKVDVDSNPNSPAQMGVRGIPALFIFKDGEVVSNIAGARPKAALQSWIEESI, from the coding sequence ATGGCAACCGTCGCGGTCACAGACGATACATTCGACGCCGAAGTGAAAAATTCCTCCATCCCGGTAGTGGTGGATTTCTGGGCCGAATGGTGCGGTCCCTGCAAACAGATCGGCCCCGCGCTCGAAGAGCTTTCTTCCGAGATGGACGGCAAGGTGAAGATCGTGAAGGTCGATGTGGATTCGAACCCGAACTCGCCCGCGCAGATGGGTGTTCGCGGTATCCCCGCGCTGTTCATCTTCAAGGATGGTGAAGTGGTGTCCAACATCGCAGGTGCGCGCCCCAAGGCGGCACTGCAAAGCTGGATCGAAGAATCCATCTGA